Proteins encoded together in one Electrophorus electricus isolate fEleEle1 chromosome 9, fEleEle1.pri, whole genome shotgun sequence window:
- the lrrtm1 gene encoding leucine-rich repeat transmembrane neuronal protein 1: MLMDFLLIGLYLKWPLRKSPGLILCSLGILLRMAPLVGGSCPRLCRCDGRLAYCEGLNLTDVPRNVSSATGLSLRENNISELREGQFSGLQQLTWLYLDHNNIELVEESAFEKLRRIKELDLSTNRIENLSNGTFRPLPNLRVLDLSYNRLQSLEPDLFHGLRKLTNLHLRYNALKFVPVRIFQDCRSMQFLDLGYNQLQSLARNSFAGLFKLSELHLEHNELVKVNLAHFPRLISLRTLYMRGNRASVVVNTLDWTWHFLEKIDFSGNEIQHIEPHVFESVPNLRELRLDSNQLTYVDRRVLDSWASLGIVTLSGNPWECGRNVCALATWLSGFQGQRDGVLLCAGPDTAQGEDVLDAVYAFQLCDEGGGPATPTRLTTRNPARGSIVRGPTRNPYDLRDGEGGEVATGSFTVTVAADDLESTMQIHKVVTGTMALIFSFLIVVLVLYVSWKCFPAGLRQARQCLSTQHRKQKQKQTMQQMVTMATPEYYVDYKPNHIEGALVIINEYGSCTCQQQAARECEV; encoded by the coding sequence ATGCTAATGGATTTCCTCCTGATTGGTCTGTACTTGAAGTGGCCCCTCCGGAAGTCCCCTGGGTTGATACTGTGCTCTCTGGGCATCCTGTTGAGAATGGCCCCCCTGGTGGGGGGGAGCTGTCCGCGCCTGTGCCGCTGTGATGGCAGGCTGGCGTACTGCGAGGGGCTCAACCTGACCGACGTGCCCCGCAATGTGAGTAGCGCCACGGGCCTGTCCCTGCGGGAGAACAACATCTCCGAGCTGAGGGAGGGCCAGTTCTCGGGCCTCCAGCAGCTCACCTGGCTCTACCTGGACCACAACAACATTGAGCTCGTGGAGGAGAGCGCCTTCGAGAAGCTGCGCAGGATCAAGGAGCTTGACCTGAGCACCAATCGGATAGAGAACCTGTCCAACGGCACCTTCCGGCCTCTGCCCAACCTGCGCGTATTGGATTTATCCTACAACCGGCTACAGTCGCTGGAGCCCGACCTGTTCCACGGCCTTAGGAAGCTTACCAATTTGCATTTGCGCTACAACGCGCTGAAGTTCGTGCCTGTGCGCATCTTCCAGGACTGCAGGAGCATGCAGTTCCTGGATCTGGGCTACAACCAGCTGCAGAGCCTGGCGCGGAACTCCTTCGCTGGGCTCTTCAAACTGAGCGAGTTGCACCTGGAGCACAACGAGCTGGTGAAGGTGAACCTGGCCCACTTCCCACGACTGATCTCCCTGCGCACGCTCTACATGCGAGGCAACAGGGCCTCCGTGGTGGTCAACACGCTGGACTGGACCTGGCACTTCCTGGAGAAGATCGACTTCTCGGGCAACGAGATCCAGCACATCGAGCCGCATGTCTTCGAGAGCGTGCCCAACCTGAGGGAGCTGAGGCTGGACTCCAACCAGCTCACCTACGTGGACCGGCGCGTGCTGGACTCCTGGGCATCGCTGGGCATCGTCACGCTGTCGGGCAACCCGTGGGAATGCGGCCGCAACGTGTGTGCCCTGGCCACGTGGCTGAGCGGCTTCCAAGGCCAAAGGGACGGCGTGCTGCTGTGCGCTGGTCCAGACACTGCACAGGGTGAGGACGTGCTGGATGCCGTCTACGCCTTCCAGCTGTGCGACGAGGGTGGAGGGCCTGCCACGCCCACACGCCTCACCACCCGCAACCCCGCCCGGGGCTCCATCGTCCGGGGCCCCACCAGGAACCCGTATGACCTGCGCGACGGAGAGGGAGGCGAGGTCGCCACCGGCTCCTTCACGGTGACCGTCGCCGCCGACGACCTGGAGAGCACCATGCAGATCCACAAGGTGGTGACGGGAACCATGGCGCTCATCTTCTCCTTCCTCATCGTGGTACTGGTGCTCTACGTATCGTGGAAGTGCTTCCCGGCCGGCCTGCGGCAGGCCAGGCAATGTCTCTCCACCCAGCATCgcaagcagaagcagaagcagaccATGCAGCAGATGGTAACCATGGCCACGCCTGAGTACTACGTCGACTACAAGCCCAACCACATCGAGGGCGCCCTCGTCATCATCAATGAGTACGGCTCCTGCACGTGCCAACAGCAGGCAGCGCGCGAGTGCGAGGTGTGA